A region from the Maniola jurtina chromosome 20, ilManJurt1.1, whole genome shotgun sequence genome encodes:
- the LOC123875495 gene encoding hyphally regulated cell wall protein 3-like yields the protein MKLIIVAALIAVTSAARLEHLERGYLPPDNNFGTNGFGSNTGSFGNGFNSGSNGLGNGINPGNSLNNGFGSNGQGTNGIRPNGQSSSFTNGFGTNGNGQSSTIFGSQGNGNGGSKGTNGFSPIGGTNGFTDATSTQYLPPGQSSSGSGPSFNFGGSSIKPACSTCGQSRFSQQYNQVSSTIPGTSYGVPQFDSSFGSNGGSNVGTNFGSTSGSPGSTFGSSEPSDSNAGSSFGSSNGNFGSSSFGSNSFGSQGFLGSQGSLGSQGTANRQYLPPRPSSQNPPQQPFDEKYGYFY from the exons ATGAAATTG ataATCGTAGCTGCCCTAATCGCTGTCACTTCAGCTGCCCGCTTAGAACACCTTGAACGTGGCTACCTTCCTCCAGACAATAACTTTGGCACCAATGGATTTGGCTCCAACACTGGCAGCTTTGGCAATGGTTTTAACTCTGGGAGCAATGGCTTGGGCAATGGCATCAACCCTGGCAATAGTTTGAACAATGGCTTTGGTTCTAATGGACAAGGCACCAACGGTATTAGACCAAATGGACAAAGCTCCTCTTTCACCAATGGTTTTGGTACAAATGGAAATGGCCAAAGCTCAACCATTTTTGGCTCCCAAGGCAATGGAAATGGTGGCTCCAAAGGTACTAATGGTTTTAGTCCTATTGGGGGTACAAATGGTTTTACTGACGCTACCTCCACCCAGTATCTTCCTCCTGGCCAAAGCTCTTCAGGATCTGGACCTAGTTTTAATTTTGGAGGATCTTCGATCAAGC CTGCATGCTCTACCTGCGGTCAATCCCGTTTCTCTCAACAATACAACCAAGTTTCCTCAACAATACCCGGTACCAGCTACGGAGTACCGCAATTTGATTCTTCCTTTGGCTCCAATGGTGGATCAAACGTTGGTACAAACTTTGGATCAACATCCGGATCACCTGGTTCTACGTTCGGAAGTTCTGAACCTTCTGATTCCAACGCTGGATCTTCTTTTGGTTCTTCCAATGGTAATTTTGGATCTAGTTCCTTCGGATCTAACTCCTTTGGATCTCAAGGATTTTTAGGATCTCAGGGATCTTTGGGATCTCAGGGTACAGCCAATCGTCAGTACTTGCCACCTAGACCGTCTTCCCAGAATCCACCTCAACAGCCTTTCGATGAAAAATACGGCTATTTCTATtag
- the LOC123875826 gene encoding pupal cuticle protein 27-like — translation MITLIDLCIVILRDDDDDGLFQIIATTIVAMTAAAQLPSATYLPSSGSGHHSGGPGSAGSINGNQFEGNGNTRPQQAVERNAAVLKIVNEAGENGFQYAYETSNGIRAEESGNAAQTQGGFAYKGDDGQVYSVRFTAGEGGFRPEGAHLPVPPPTPVEILLALKQNEQDEAAGIFDDGLYHPEKEGKPGQSATVQRPGSGNHQGSFNSNTGYTY, via the exons ATGATTACACTGATAG ACCTGTGCATAGTTATACTacgggatgatgatgatgatggtttatTCCAGATTATCGCCACCACAATCGTAGCAATGACCGCTGCAGCCCAGCTACCATCTGCAACTTATCTTCCGAGTTCAGGATCTGGACATCATTCTGGAGGACCTGGTTCTGCTGGTTCTATAAATGGAAACCAGTTTGAAGGCAATGGTAATACTCGTCCTCAACAAGCGGTTGAGAGGAATGCTGCTGTATTGAAAATAGTTAATGAAGCTGGAGAGAATG GGTTCCAATACGCTTACGAAACATCGAACGGCATCCGAGCAGAAGAATCTGGCAACGCAGCTCAAACTCAGGGAGGATTTGCCTACAAAGGGGACGATGGCCAAGTCTACTCCGTCAGGTTCACAGCTGGAGAAGGTGGATTCAGGCCTGAGGGGGCTCATCTTCCTGTACCGCCTCCAACTCCTGTGGAGATTCTGCTGGCTTTGAAACAGAATGAGCAAGATGAGGCTGCTGGGATCTTTGATGATG GTTTATATCATCCAGAAAAAGAAGGCAAACCTGGTCAAAGTGCAACAGTTCAAAGACCTGGTTCTGGCAATCACCAAGGAAGTTTCAATTCTAACACTGGTTACACCTACTGA
- the LOC123875669 gene encoding LOW QUALITY PROTEIN: cuticle protein 3-like (The sequence of the model RefSeq protein was modified relative to this genomic sequence to represent the inferred CDS: deleted 2 bases in 1 codon) yields the protein MRIYKCEYRCRSITCELTSDDLTHCKMQLFIVATALVGLAAAAYTPYTEQSNRPQASFERTARILAYDSDVKEDSYRYNYETENGIKAEEQGREVDGIEAQGGYKYTGDDGQLYSITYTGGQDGFLPQGAHIPTAPPIPEAILKALEQNARDEAAGIIDDGSYNPGKYGGGAATGFAPVQNYARAQASAGFRQPYKF from the exons ATGCGTATATATAAATGTGAGTACCGATGTCGTAGCATCACTTGTGAGCTCACCTCCGAC GATCTAACACATTGCAAAATGCAGCTG TTCATCGTAGCCACCGCCCTCGTCGGCCTCGCCGCGGCAGCGTACACACCTTACACCGAACAATCCAACAGACCTCAGGCCTCCTTTGAAAGGACCGCGCGGATCCTCGCCTACGACTCTGACGTCAAAGAGGACTCCTACAGATACAACTATGAAACCGAAAATGGCATCAAGGCTGAAGAGCAAGGACGTGAG GTCGATGGTATTGAAGCGCAGGGAGGCTACAAATACACTGGCGATGATGGTCAACTCTATTCCATCACCTACACTGGTGGTCAAGATGGCTTTCTGCCCCAAGGAGCTCACATACCCACTGCCCCACCGATTCCTGAAGCTATCCTGAAGGCTCTGGAACAGAACGCCCGCGATGAAGCAGCTGGAATTATTGATGACG gTTCATACAACCCCGGCAAATACGGCGGTGGTGCGGCCACAGGCTTCGCTCCCGTTCAGAACTATGCGCGTGCGCAAGCGTCCGCAGGATTCCGTCAGCCCTACAAATTCTAA